In Spirochaetota bacterium, the DNA window CAATCTTAATTTTAAAGTAACAGCAAGCATTGGCATTGTATCAATTAAGGATATGCTGAGCAAATTTGAAACAGTTGATGATATTATTAAAAAGGTAGATGATAATCTCTACAAGGCAAAAAATTCTGGCAGGAATACCATTATCTATGAATGACTACAATGTTTTGATAAATGATGTATAATTCTACTCACAAAATTTTTACTACTTCCGTGCACTGGTGTAAACTGCAATTATTATCAATAACTAAAATGTATATGATTCTCTTTCTGCTGCAGCATACAGTTCAAGTGTAAGCCCCTTTTTCTTCAGCACATTCCGGTAATGAGTAACTATTGCATCCATTTCCTTATCCTTCCGTAAGGGTTCATGGTGAAATAAAAATAATGTTTTAACTTTTGCCTTAAGTGCCAGATTGATAATGTGATGCGTTGTACTATGCCCCCAGCCGGTTTTCTTTGGGTATTCAGCCGGTATATACTGTGCATCTGATACCAGGACATCTGCACCTTTGACAAATTCAATAAGCTGCTCATTCATCTGCTTTGCAAATTGGACTACCTCCGGGTCATTATCTTTAAAAACATTATAATATGGCTCATTGTCACCTAAATATATAAATACCTTATCCCTATATACTACTCTATATCCATAACAGGTTACCGGATGGTTAAGAAGATGCGTATAAACCTTAAAGTTACCAACTTCAAACTGGTTGTTTTTTATCTCATAAAAATGTATACTGGCGCGCAATTCATCGGTACGCACCGGGAAATAACTGTACTGCATCTGGCCGCGTATTATTTCTTCTAAGCTCTTTTCAAATGTTCCAGGACCATAGATATTTACCGTATTACCTGGTATATAGATAACAGGGAAAAAAGGAAAACCATTGATATGGTCCCAGTGAGGATGAGAAATGCATAAATTAACAGTATAGTTTTTTGACAGATCCAGTGATTCACCCAGTACTCTAAGCCCTGTCCCTGCATCAAATACTATCCAATCACCAGCATCTGAGCGCAAATCCAGGCAGGCAGTATTACCACCATATTTCATGGTATCTGGACCTGGTACAGGTATGGAACCACGCACTCCCCAAAATGTGACCGTCAGTGTACTCATTGTAAAAATAATTTAGCCTTTTGTATTTCATCATTTAAAGGAGTTAGTGCCTCAAAAACTATCTCCTCAGATATTCCCAGTGATTGCCATATTGCTTCATCAATAGTATCAATAACATAATTCCCGCTAAATCCAACTTTCAATACCTTGGAAAACGTATCTGCTACATGAACCACCATAGAATAGATGGCCGAATCACCTTTCAAAACTGGTATATGGTGTCTTCCAACTGCATACAGAAGATTATTTTCAAAATTCCATTTTTTCCCTATTGCTATGCCTATCTCCTCATGGGTTAGTCCAAGAACATTTTTTTCTATATCAATAATAAATCCACCCTTTGATTGCGATATATCAATTATCTGCTTCATTTCATCCGGAAAAAAATTATTCATCAAAACTTTGCCTATATCATGGATAAGCCCGGCAATAAAAAACTCTTCCAGAAGCTTTTTATCTATACCCAATCGTTGTGCAATTAATTTTGATGCAACCGCCACACCAATAGAATGCTTCCAGAATTCCTCAGGGTCTAACACACCCTTCTTTAATGCAATTTTTCCCATCAATGCAGATGACAGCGCCACATTCTTTATGGTATTAATACCCAGCATAACCACAGCCTGCTTTAAAGACTTAATCTCCTGGGGTAATCCAAAGTATGCAGAGTTAACCATGCGTATTACTTTTGCAGTCAAGACCGGGTCAAGCTGAATTACATCTGTCAAATGCTGTGCTGATGAGGTCACATCATTTGCCACAATTATTATTTTATGCACCACCGGAGATAGTGGCGGCATTTTTTCTATTGAGTCTTTAACCTTGGCCACAATATTTTGAGCCATCAACCCCACCTGCTATTACTATTCATTATTTCTTTCAGAAGAAAAACCAGTATATGCTATCAGCAATAATGACAATCCAGAAAAGAACCGAGAAAACCAGTATAATACTATCTATAACTTTCTTCATGGTATTTTATTTTAAGACAATCTTTCCTCGCATAACCCTAAACAGCATCAGGTTGTCGCCTCTCTGAATTTCCAGTGTTACCACACTCCCAACCTTGCCACGCAGCAAATTTTTTACAATATAATCATATTCCAAACCCTCAAGTGGAACACCATCAACCGATACAATAATGTCACCTTCTTTAAGCCCTGCCTTTTGCCCCGTACCACCTTCATACACACTTGCTATAACAAATGGCCTGCTTTTACTGACCTTTTCAGGACCAGCAGGTACTTCAATACCCAAACCGCCAAATTCTTCGCCGGAGCATGTTATCAATACTATTCCAAGAATAGCGATAATGAGTTTTTTCATAACCCTACCTCTAGAATGGATTACTTCTCAGTTTTGAAGCTAACTATCATCTCTACCATGATGGCAACATGATCAGACAAAATATTTATTGCCATCTCTTTATCGCCAAGCTCCACCAGGCGTGTATAAAGATCTGCAATTTCTTTTCGCAAGTTCTGGTCTAAGGCAATAATCTCTTTTAATTGGGGTGCACTTGACCTGCCCTGAGAACGATTCAGTAATTCATTCATCATTCTCCGGTGTATTGAATTGAGTAACTCCGAATTATCCATAGAAAGCCTTCCTGTACATTTATCATAGTATGCTTTTACCCTTAATCTGCATCAAATAGTCTGCTACTTCTGCTTGTTATCTGTTTGGGGTTTTTCCTCAGGCAATTCCCCTTCAGGCTTTTTTTCTATAGCATCAACAACTTTCATTTCACCGGCAAAAGCATTAAGTGTTGAAGGGCTATAGTACCGTGAGTAATTATCGTCATGATATCGCTTTAAAAGCTCAACTGAAAAACTACTTGCCATGGGCGATTTACTGGCAACTAAATATTCAATGGTAGCCACAATGAGATTAAAATTAAAATCTTTCACATAATCCCGAATTATTGGTTCAGCTTTTTCAAATTCTGAAGTTAAAAGATACTCAGCAACCCTTCGCTCATCCCTGAAACGGGCTCGTTTTTCTATACGTTTTTCGTACGTATCTTCCTGTTTCGATGGCTGTGCATTGACAGCTGCTATCTGAACATCATAATATTCTTTTTGCATCTCGTCAATTATTTCCTGCTCTGTTTTGGAAATAAATCTGACATAGAATAGATTCCCTTTCTCGCGCTCTATCTCAAAAAGGTGGTTATAGATCTTTTTCTTTGTTTCATCAGTTTGCGATTCAAACATGGCCAAAAAGGCATACCTGCGTGCACGACGCAAGACTTTTATGGCTTCAATATATTTATATATCTTATTTGAACATAATTTTGGGTTTGATGCATCTGCTACCGTATGATGGGTACGTGCAACCTCACGGTCCCGGTATGCTAAATTAAGATATAACCGCGCCTTTTTATTTTTTGACTTTATCACTTCTGGTGAAATTGAGTCTAAAAACTTCTTCGTTTCGTCAAGGTATTCGCGTACTACCTGTGAATACAGGTCAGCTTGCTTTTTTTGTGATTCATACACATTCCTGAAAGCCCGGTTATAATCTGACTGTAGATATGCCACCTCAGCATTGAAATGTATCTGGTATATGTCTTTAAATGCTTCTTTATACTTTTCACCAAAATTTGATAGTGGCACATCCATAAATTCAATAAATTCCTTATTTTCCTGTATAGCTCTGTCAGCAGTCAACTGGTCAGCAAAGCTATTTGCAGAAATTGAATATATAAAAATGAAAATACTAATAAATATAAAAAATCGCTTCATTGCACACCTTCATATATTTATTTTTCTACTTCAAATTCCCTGGTTGCCATAAGTTTCCCATCCAGTAAAACCTTTAACTGGTATTTTCCATTTCTTTTAAAATATTCCTGCGGTATATAGGTACTTAAATTCTTGAAATTTTTATCTACTTCAAATGTAATCTGTTTATACTGGGTAAAAGAATTATTTTCATAATAATCTATGATAACTGAAACCGTATTGCAGTCAAGAGATGGTTTGATAACTCTATCAACAAAAAAATATATCTTGTCCTTATCTGTAAACTTTTGTACTGAAGTTTGATCATTTGAAGTAATTTCCTCATTTGAAATTATCAGATTAACTTTACCGTAATCCTTA includes these proteins:
- a CDS encoding HDOD domain-containing protein, which encodes MAQNIVAKVKDSIEKMPPLSPVVHKIIIVANDVTSSAQHLTDVIQLDPVLTAKVIRMVNSAYFGLPQEIKSLKQAVVMLGINTIKNVALSSALMGKIALKKGVLDPEEFWKHSIGVAVASKLIAQRLGIDKKLLEEFFIAGLIHDIGKVLMNNFFPDEMKQIIDISQSKGGFIIDIEKNVLGLTHEEIGIAIGKKWNFENNLLYAVGRHHIPVLKGDSAIYSMVVHVADTFSKVLKVGFSGNYVIDTIDEAIWQSLGISEEIVFEALTPLNDEIQKAKLFLQ
- a CDS encoding PDZ domain-containing protein, with product MKKLIIAILGIVLITCSGEEFGGLGIEVPAGPEKVSKSRPFVIASVYEGGTGQKAGLKEGDIIVSVDGVPLEGLEYDYIVKNLLRGKVGSVVTLEIQRGDNLMLFRVMRGKIVLK
- a CDS encoding MBL fold metallo-hydrolase; this encodes MSTLTVTFWGVRGSIPVPGPDTMKYGGNTACLDLRSDAGDWIVFDAGTGLRVLGESLDLSKNYTVNLCISHPHWDHINGFPFFPVIYIPGNTVNIYGPGTFEKSLEEIIRGQMQYSYFPVRTDELRASIHFYEIKNNQFEVGNFKVYTHLLNHPVTCYGYRVVYRDKVFIYLGDNEPYYNVFKDNDPEVVQFAKQMNEQLIEFVKGADVLVSDAQYIPAEYPKKTGWGHSTTHHIINLALKAKVKTLFLFHHEPLRKDKEMDAIVTHYRNVLKKKGLTLELYAAAERESYTF